The genomic region tttttagattttagtagatgttttcaaatattttgtgGGGTCAAAACTCAATTTTCTacttatattattctttttataaggtattttttttcttaaattttttttgtaggaTCAATTAACCTCACAATCCTACATGTGGTTCCATCATTGCTAATAACCAAGTGACATAATTTTTGGACGACTTGTAACTTTTCAATTGAAACTATTagaacattatatatattttaaaaatattccatATTGCACGTGGACTTGGATATGATGGGAggagtttttaaataaatcttGATTTGCTCTGATAACAGTCAAAGGactatttaaattgaatgtcaTTGAGATTTTCACGAATTTGACATCTTTAAAATTCGAATTTTGGTATTcatcttataaattttaattttctaattctATCTATTAGTTGTTAAGTACTTGATTGCTCCCTATATACCCAACTTATGTGGATCGCCCATAGCTTGTGGTTGAAGATTATAGGTTAAAAGGTTGAAGAGTTAGTATTCCGAAACACAAATAAGTTTTTCGTATTTCTGTTTTACTCTTTTTACAAAGTCCAATAGAGAAACATCTTGAAAGTGAGAGTCTAAGAGCAAGAAGCTCAGTAGTTGACACTTCATGCAGCTCTTTTCCATACTTGTTATTAATTACTCTACTCCTCTTTAAGACTAGGCCACAACTTCTTACACACTGGATTGCCGCCTGAGCTTTTGCTTCAAAGGAACTTTCAAATATTTGTGTGGCCTTTCGAATTAGAGAGGTCTTTCTCTTAGCTGACATTCGATCCCAACCATCATAAATACCTTCTCTTATATGGGTCCATAGCATAGACTATCCACAAATTCTTGGATCATCATCATTCTGCCTTTCCAGGTATTTTCAGCCATGAAATTGTAATATTTCGTTATGTATTTGAAGTATTAAAAATAGATATGTGCAATatgatttatgaatttttataaattattagtaattttctttttaaattgtataattgaattaaacttaaaagttatatttatacatatgaaTCACAATAAAAGTTTCACATGTATGATTAGATGAATCATAAACTTCTTCAAttgattttacattttatataacttatttattttaatagctTGAAAATATAAATGAGATTACtattaatttgttcattgaGTTTAATGcgtataattaataaaattgagaaatgcttaaaaatcaaaaaaaattataaagaccAGTAACTTGTATATTATAAtggtaattttacttttgaatttttttaaaactaattctttaaaaaaactactggaattttataatgtaatttgaaaataaataattgctttcattgagaagaaaaaaattagtttctACTTCATCATTCTTTCACccatataataaatatcatttgatctaatttttttcttatttttcatgtCCGTTTTAAGTATCATATTTGATATTCATAACTACCCTTTCAACAATACCGTCtctaatgtttgaattttaatctaatatttattaaacatatataattctaTCAACTTTTTCCTCCCAAAAGATTATGGTACTTTTCTTGATATAATACATGGAGCAATCATAAAATCGACACTGACGTAAAAGGGTGATTGGTGTAATGATATATATGGATGAGAATGAAGAACATAAATTGTCAATGTGTTGGCTATAAGCTGTCCATCCATATATTCTTACTGTGGCAGACAGGCAAAGGGTACCAAACCATCTTCATGGCTTTAACCactttggaataattaaatGCAATAAATAACCCCCCACCCATCTCTGCCCACGTACACTGCTAATTCATTGTGTATAAATAACACTATAGCCCAAAGATGATGGTTCAAGGACTTATAGCTATCGAGGAAAAATGAGGTCTAAGATGATGGGTTGTAGAGAGGAACATCAGAGTACTCATGGTTCAGTGCTGGGTGGGAAGCCTAACCATTGTGTTATTTATCCACCAAAGTCTAGCATTGTTGCTGAGGAATTGGAAAGAAGAAACAATGACTGGTtaaattcttcttcttcttctggtacatataggtatatataaTGGTGGTGTTTATGTAGAGATGATATTAATAAACTCCTGTTTTGATTTCGTCTGACGCAGGTTTGTTAGGACCAAAGTTGCAAGTGATTTAATGGTGCAGGTTGGAGATTTTAGCTTTCACTTACACAAGGTCAGCAACAACTATATACTTGTCATTATTAGTGAAGCATGCCTTTTGTTTCTGATGGGATATATGTGGACAGATTTGTCATTATCATGTTCATATTGTGCCCAACACAAAGGCCAACTGTATTTTcgtattatgttttaatttttttttataatttaccatattaattcaattttaactttacAATCATTTATGTGAAATTAGTAATTCATTGCATTTGTCATATCTTAAGATAATTAGCTATTACAATTTATAAACAAGTGATCATGTTGTGATCCTCAGCTTGCTATGGTTTCGAAAAGTGGGTATTTGAATAGACTTGTATTTGCAAAAAGAAGTGAGGGACATGGACACAATGGAGGCAGCCTCAAGATTGTGTTGGATGACCTTCCTGGTGGAACCAACACCTTTGAATCAATTGTCAACTTCTGCTATGGATTTAAGGTGGATGTAACAGCTACCTCCATTGCTCCACTCTATTGTGCTGCAAATTTCTTGGAAATGAGTGATGATCTTCACCAAGGTAATCTCATTTCCAAAACAGAGGCGTTTTTGAGCTTTGCAATTTTCTCATCTTGGAAAGACACTTTTAAGGTACTCAAAAGCTGTGAATCTGTGTCACCTTGGTCCAAAGATTTGCTTATTGTGAAACAATGCTCCGATGCCATTGCTTGGAAGGCCTCAACTGACCCCAAAGCTTTTACTTTAGGACAAAATAGTAATGGGAACTTGAATGTTGGAGAATCAAGTGATACTTGGTGGTTTCAAGATGTTTCGACCCTTCGAATTGATCATTTTATCCAAGTGATCGAATCGATTAAACGAAAAGGGGTGAAACCGGAGCTTGTTGGATCATGTATAGCTCATTGGACGGCGAAATGGTTTTCGGGTACCACATTTGTATTTGATGACCCAACAATACCCAAGCATTTGACTCAAAAGCTACAAAGAATTACCAttgaaagtttaattaatatGCTTCCAGCGGAGAAAAACTCAGTTTCTTGCAACTTTCTACTTTACCTTGTCAAGTTGGGGCTGAAAATACAAGTAAATTCTGAGTTGTTGAGCAAACTAGAAACAAGAATAGCTTCCATGTTGGAGCAATGTCGTGCTCAAGATCTCTTGGTTAAGAACTATGGAGATAAGGATACTACATATGATGCTGGAATTGTGATTAGGGTGGTCAAGGCTTATGTTTTATTGGCCTTGAAAAACTCTAGGGCAAGACTATGCATTGTTGGAAGGTTGATTGATGGTTACCTTACTCTAATTGCAAGGGATATTAACCTCACGCTCATTGATTTCAAATTACTTGTGGACGCATTACCGACAAATGCTCGATCGTGCGATAACAACCTTTATAGAGCCATAGACATGTACCTCAAGGTATGTACTTCACCCCTGAATAACTTACTTTCTTTCTATGTAATAGTAGTTTACCTAATTCAAAGTTTGTGCAACGATTGTGTAGGCACATCCAAGTCTAATGGAGGAAGAAAGAGCTAGTGTGTGCAAAGCAATGGAGTATCATAGATTATCAGAAGATGCACGCCAACATGCAATGAGGAACGGCCGATTGCCGTTGAAAATCGTAACGGAATTCATGCTTCTTGAGCAAGTAAAAATGACTAGATCGATATCAGCTTCTAAGTCAAATATTAATCCAAGAACGACGACTCAAGTAATAATGAAGATGAATAATAAGAAATGTTTAGAGAAGGGATTCATAGCACCTCAAAAAGAGATTATGTTGATAAGAAAAGAGGTGGAGAATATGAAGATGCAACTCAATCAGTTGCAAATGTGTAAACTAAAGCTTCAAAAACAAGTTCAAAGATCATGCATCAAGTAGAACATAAAGCTTGGTTTTCATCAACAAATTTTATCATTCTCCCCGTGGTTTTACATGGTCACTAGGACCATAACTATATGTGCTCAAGCATATCCATTCtttgaactttgaaaaattaacataaaatatgtcaaatttttaaCCTAATTACCAAGATTTAATAATCCCTTTccttataaaaaaatcaataaaaaattatatataataaaaatatatattttgaatatataatgtaacacatataatataaaataaagtgttcaatataataatatgcaATAAGAAGCAGaagaaaaaaaccttaaaattttgggCCCAAAAATGGCCAACTTAACCTGCTCCAATTGCATTGAACCTGGGCCATTAGACTCTTTGGATATGGACCATTAAAACCATACTTTGAACTTTAAAATTAGGCCCATagaattgagttttaatttaaactcTGGACCTGACAAAATGAAACTGAATATATAACTTGGGCTCAATTTTTTTGTAGTTTCAATACAACATTTACTTTCTTTCTGacttttttaaagttttagctaaaattttaatttttatatatttttgtgtttttgtattttataaaattaaatatttattataatgttatatattttcctaaatttattattatttgaaattctctaaaatgttactttttcaatttttatgtataatatttaaaaaggattttgtattttttaatgtgCCAGGCACATTCAACTAACGACGTGGTAATGTGTGCGGAGGTAAATTCTTAAATAccaatgtaaatattaaaaccaaattatgaaaaagcagtttttttttctttttttgaataaatcCGGCATGCATTTATTATAgtcaaagaaaacagaaaagaaacaagCTAGGGGAATTCGCCCCATAATGTGCGTCACACACCACTACAAGAAGCCTAAAAGCTCCAACACCCCAAGTGTCAGCCACCGATCAACGTACAAGGTTGAAGTCGAAACAAAAATTGCTAGAAAGGAGCCAGATCTAGCAAGAATTGCAATGTCCGTAATCATATCCGCCAAATCAGACCCTCCCCCTCCGATCACTATCCACCGCCGCCTGAATCGATGTTGGTCCCTAACAAGTGCGCTACTGTATTACCTCCCCGTTGTATGTGGTGAAACTTGAAATGCTCAAAGCCTAGCACTAATCGTTTCGCATCCCAGATAATGGAACTTATCGTTGATCTGTCAATAGCAGCAGCATTGAGCTTGGAGAGGAGCACCGTTGAATCACCCTCCAATTCAACTTTTCGAAACCCCAAATCCTGAGCAAAATATATAGCCCGAACGCAAGCAAGGGCCTCCGATGTCAGCAGACAAGAGACGTTGTCCTGCCAGAGACAAGCTAAGCCCAAAATCAACCCAGCAGAATCCCAAACAATAACCCCGGCATTGGCAACATGCAGATTCGCAAAGAACCCCGCATCAAAATTGACACAAACCTAAGGATCGACAGGAGGCTTCCAAAGCATGGGCTCCACAGCCAAAACCCCACCCCTATTTGACGGAAGAAAGTCTAATTCGCGCAAATACCCCAAAACAAATATAAGTAACGTCTGAACCAATTAATAAATTCCCCCATGAATGATGAGAATAAAGAGCTGTACATGGCGAGTGCCCTGAGCAAATAACTGTCCAACCCAATTAATGGGTGTATCATCAGCCGCTAGAACAGGATCCCAACTAATGCCCAAATTGTGCCAAATGTGCAGGATTCCAGGGCAATCGCGACAGACATGGAGGATGGTCTCGGGGCCACAACCACAGCGAGGACACATACGATTCGACCCAAGTCTACGCTGATACAAGTTAACCTTTGTAGgtagaaaattattaatgtaacgCCAACATGTAATTTCCGTTTTCTCAGGCACCTGAGCCCTCCATAGATGTTTATAAAGTAAGCGTGTATGTTGTGTAATATTAATGTAACAGTCACCATCTGTCCCCGAAAAGCCTCGCAACAGCAGCTTGTAGCCACTCCGGACCTAGTATTCACCATTATCCTCCAAGAACCAATGCCAACGATCCGATGAGACATGCCCAGCCAACGGGAAACGCAGTATGCACCGCCCAAGTGGTTCAGAAAATAAAGTTTGTATTAATTCACTCCGCCACTCGCTCCTATCCACATCAATCAAATCTACAACTCTGTCAATTCCACTAACACGATCAATATTGATCTTGCAGGGCCGTGGACCAGGAAGCCAAGCATCATCCTATACCGAGATGGAGCACCCATTCCCCACCCGCCAATCACTTCCCATTTGGAGGGGACCTTTAGCAGCCCAGATACTACGCAAAACAAATGAAGGTTGTTGCCCTAACCTTGCTTCCATAAAACTGCACGTAGGAAAGTATTTAGCTTTAAACACACGCGACATTAAAGAATTTGGATTAGCCAGCAGGCGCTAGCCTTGCTTAGCCAATAACGCAATATTAACCTTCAAGAGATTCCGAAACTCGAGCCCGCTGACCTCTTTCAAAGCACACAAGCCCTCCCAAGAACACCAATGAATCCCCTTCCTTGAGGCTGACTTTCCCTACCAATACCGACACATTAACAGCTCCAAATCTTTGCAAAAAGAATTGGGAAGTAAAAATAGGACATCGAATATAGCGAAATAGCTTATAGGATTGATTTAATGAATACGGCCTTACCACCCTGCGAGAGGCACCGATTATACCAACTTCCAATTTTGCCAAGAAAGAGATTTTTAATAGCTCGAAACGCACGCTTTTTGTTACTCCCGACAACCATAGGCAACCCTATATAATTCTCAGGATCCGTAGTACTGTGAACACCCAACACTCCCCCAACAATAGCACGCATACCATGGCTAAcattcaaactaaaataaacaaggGATTTGTCAAAATTGACTTGCTGCTTGGAACACCGCTCATATTCCCATAGGATGGCCACTACGTTATTTGCCCCCTCGGTAGAAGTCATGCCAAATATCAGAGTATCATCTGCAAAGAATAAGTGAGAAACTCGAGGACCCCCCCCCCCCCGACTTGCTTGTATATCCGTCAAAGGCTCATCATTATATGTCACCCTTAACAAAGTCAAAAAATCCTCACCCAGACAAAGGCCATGAGAGAAGATGATGGATCCTCTAATCTCACCATTCATAACAACTAAATATTTGACAATCCAGACACATCGCATAATCAACTCAACCCAATGCTCTTTGAAACCCAACCTGATCAAAACTGCTTGCACTAAATGCCACTCCACTCTATCATAAGCATTAATCATATGCCTTCACAGTGAAATTACCTCGACCCGTATGTATCTTTTTGAATGAATGCAATAAATCAAAAGTAACAATGGCAATATTAGTGATCAATGTACCAAACCCTTCAAAGTTACTATTTGTTGTttaaaatatgacaaaattatttttctatttgcaGTTTAAATCTAGATAAAAAGTTTCATTCtttcaaaatacaaattttactACACAATGAATGACTTTTCTAGGCAATGAATATTaactctattaaaaataattttactaaaattttaatttattttaatagtatagaaattattttgatataattaatataataaaagaacCAACTAAGATAAAAGGTTGTAGGGATGAAAAAACAATCCTTAAatctattaattgatttttatttataaataatataaaaataacaaattaatataacttacacatataataatatgtttgacgatcaaactttaaaaataacaagacTTTATAAATTTGGTACTTATTATTCGACcaagactaaaattttcaaattctaaaaacacaaggattaaaaataacaaatatttatatccACAACAAAAACATTTGACCAGTTTTATTTGTCTCAAAGCCGAATCTTGTTACcttttcccaaaaataattttggcaGTAATAAAAGATGAACTCTGGATTTTCGGCTAGTAAACTTTCATAGAGATGGTTTCCAAGGCATTTCTTCAAGTAAAACACTACTCATTCTTGAACTGCATTTCACCATTTGGCACTTACCATTCCTTGAAGAAAATAGAAGGAACAAAAGCATGAACGTAGGATTTAAAGAACATTTCAACTCATCACTTCACACTAATTCCGACAATTACTATTACCAATAAAACAACCAATATTTGTCGAAAGAGCTAAATTCTTACTAATTAAACGACCTAGATTACTTTAAAACACAAAACTGAATCAGAACCAAGTGTTCAGTGCTGGACAATCCAGTGAGAATGAAGACAGTAAACATGCAGAAGGGCAACTCCACCATACAATCTTCCATTAGAACTCAAAATTCATGGTCATAGTTAAACACCAACCACATt from Gossypium raimondii isolate GPD5lz chromosome 1, ASM2569854v1, whole genome shotgun sequence harbors:
- the LOC105782769 gene encoding coleoptile phototropism protein 1; translation: MRSKMMGCREEHQSTHGSVLGGKPNHCVIYPPKSSIVAEELERRNNDWFVRTKVASDLMVQVGDFSFHLHKLAMVSKSGYLNRLVFAKRSEGHGHNGGSLKIVLDDLPGGTNTFESIVNFCYGFKVDVTATSIAPLYCAANFLEMSDDLHQGNLISKTEAFLSFAIFSSWKDTFKVLKSCESVSPWSKDLLIVKQCSDAIAWKASTDPKAFTLGQNSNGNLNVGESSDTWWFQDVSTLRIDHFIQVIESIKRKGVKPELVGSCIAHWTAKWFSGTTFVFDDPTIPKHLTQKLQRITIESLINMLPAEKNSVSCNFLLYLVKLGLKIQVNSELLSKLETRIASMLEQCRAQDLLVKNYGDKDTTYDAGIVIRVVKAYVLLALKNSRARLCIVGRLIDGYLTLIARDINLTLIDFKLLVDALPTNARSCDNNLYRAIDMYLKAHPSLMEEERASVCKAMEYHRLSEDARQHAMRNGRLPLKIVTEFMLLEQVKMTRSISASKSNINPRTTTQVIMKMNNKKCLEKGFIAPQKEIMLIRKEVENMKMQLNQLQMCKLKLQKQVQRSCIK